The nucleotide window TCGTTCACTTCCAGCGGGTAAGGATGGTCTCGCGCTGGAAGAGGCGCACGGCCAGATAAACCATCAGGATATCTACCAGAAATAATATGACACACATCACCAAGATCAAGGCGCTGTTGAGCACAAACAGGCCAGCGATCTGTCCGAAGAATATGGCCAGTAATGGCAGAATGACCACAGCGGATAATTGCTCGGCAACGCGGGGATCATTGACCCGTGAGGAAACCATGATGCTGAAATTTACCGAGAGCACAGCCATCAATGGCCCAGCAACCAGGACAGCAATCAGCCACATTGGGTCAAGCATGGCAGCCGCCAATGCGCCTCCCCCGGTGATGATCAATGAACCCACGGCAAAGATGGCGAAGCCGACCCAGGTGGCGATGACTGCTGGGATAACGGAGGCCAGGTTCTTCCCAGCCAGTAGTTCTCCGGTTGTGATGGGGGTGGCTAGCAGGGGTTCCAAACTACGGGTGGTTTTTTCTCCCACAATAGAGTAAGCGGCGATATTGACCGGGACGAAAAGCGGGATCATCATGAACATGATCATGAACTCGCTGACAATATAATATTGCATACATTGTCCAGTGGTCATGCCCTCTTTGCATAGCTTGGCGAATTGGGCAGGAAGGTCAGCTCCGGCAGCATTACTCGCTGCTCCACCCATGGAATATAGGATGATCAACGGTAATACACTCAGGAAGAGTGGTAAAAAGATCACTGAAAACAACACCATGCGTTTTTTAAATACTTCAGCCCATTCTTTGCGGATGATAATTTTTATCTTGTTCATAGGATTCTTCCGAAAAATCAGGTAAGGTTAGAAAGATCAGGCGTTCTTCACCAGCTGCAGGTAAACATCTTCAAGAGAGTGACGCAGCTCGCCGACGAATTGGATATTTACTCCGGCACCAACCAGCACCCGGATGATCTCCGGGTTGTGTGTCTCTGGATCGTCCAGGCTAACGAGCAGCTTGTTCTCGACCACCTTAGCTTCGTGCACGTAGGGTAAGGCTTTAACTAACGCAGCTATGCTTTCATTACTTTGCAGAAGGTGGAACACCACCCGTCGTCCAAATAACTGCGAGCGCAGGTTCGCGGGGGTATCCACCACAAGCAGGTGTGTCTTGAACACACCCACCCGGTCGCATAACCGGTCGGCTTCATCCAGGTTATGCGTACACAGGAAGATCGTGCGGCCTTCCTTGCGTAGATCAGAAATGAAATCATGCACCAGGCGCGATGCTTCAGGATCAAGCGCAGCCGTGGGCTCATCCAGGAACAGGATGCGTGGTTCATGCAGAAGTGCCCGAGCGATAGCCAGTTTTTGCTTCATCCCTTTTGAGAAAGTGCCGGCTTCATCGCTGCGGCGCTCCCACAACCCAAGCATACGCAAATATTTTTCCACCTGGCCTTTGGGGTCTTTAACTTCGTAAAGGCTGGCATAGATCTCCAGGTTAAACTCGGCGCTCAGGTTGTCATACATACCAGGGGTTTCGGTCAGGATACCAACGGATCGGCGAATTTCGGTGTCCTGTTGCCCAACCCGGTAGCCATTAACCACTGCACTCCCGGAGGTTGGACCGATGAGGCTGGTCAGCATCCTGACGGTGGTGGTTTTCCCTGCTCCATTCGGGCCGAGAAAACCAAACACTTCCCCTTCATCTACATGCAGGGTCAGGTTGTCGACAGCGACGGTCGTGTTGAAATTTTTTGTTAGGTTCTCAGTATTGATCATAGGGTATCGCTTTTTGGGTGATTTATCTGATTGCGTTAAAAATAGATTTTAGCTTATTGATAACGGGTGTTCTCCAGATTATCTGAGGTTTCTTCGACTGGGGTTGTGGTGATGGGAGCAGGTTCAACCGCAATAGGTGTGGGAAATACGCTGGGAGGTTCAGGTTCAGGTCGGCGTAAAACAAATATGATGGCTATATCCAGGATTGCCAGCACGCCCAAAACAGCCTCTGTGGCGTACACCCCCCATTGGTTGGCAATGATCACGGCAGATGCATCCATCACCATGTGTAAAAAGATGGCCAAGACCAACCAACCAGGCTGCTGTTGTCCAGGCCGGCGAGTAAAGACCTGCAAAACGATCACCGATGCCGCGATGTGAAATGGAATGGTGAAAGCCCGTTCTACAACACCAAGCAGGGTTGCATACCAGGGGGCACTCCAATAAGCCTGCACCGCCTGAGTAGTTGTGGCAAGCTGCTCTGGGGTTAAGTTCAGGCTGGTAAGATCGACATTCCGGTAAGCCAGCATATTGACGTATCCCAGGATGACCAGGCTACCCAGGATGATCGCTTCGATGCCCCCATGCCCGGCACCTGCCAGAACAGCTACCCGCCAGGTGCGCTGATCTTTGAGCCACCAGCAGAACATACCATAACGAGCGCATTCCTCAAACACACCTGCGCTTAAGCCAAGCAGGAGGGCAATGATCACTATTCCAGACAGACCTTGAATGGAAGATTGGATATTCTCCAGGAAAGGATTTAAAACATATTTATTGAAGGGTAAATGGAATACTTGTGAAATTACAAACGTCACCCCGCCAATCC belongs to Anaerolineales bacterium and includes:
- a CDS encoding ABC transporter, producing the protein MNKIKIIIRKEWAEVFKKRMVLFSVIFLPLFLSVLPLIILYSMGGAASNAAGADLPAQFAKLCKEGMTTGQCMQYYIVSEFMIMFMMIPLFVPVNIAAYSIVGEKTTRSLEPLLATPITTGELLAGKNLASVIPAVIATWVGFAIFAVGSLIITGGGALAAAMLDPMWLIAVLVAGPLMAVLSVNFSIMVSSRVNDPRVAEQLSAVVILPLLAIFFGQIAGLFVLNSALILVMCVILFLVDILMVYLAVRLFQRETILTRWK
- a CDS encoding multidrug ABC transporter ATP-binding protein, which produces MINTENLTKNFNTTVAVDNLTLHVDEGEVFGFLGPNGAGKTTTVRMLTSLIGPTSGSAVVNGYRVGQQDTEIRRSVGILTETPGMYDNLSAEFNLEIYASLYEVKDPKGQVEKYLRMLGLWERRSDEAGTFSKGMKQKLAIARALLHEPRILFLDEPTAALDPEASRLVHDFISDLRKEGRTIFLCTHNLDEADRLCDRVGVFKTHLLVVDTPANLRSQLFGRRVVFHLLQSNESIAALVKALPYVHEAKVVENKLLVSLDDPETHNPEIIRVLVGAGVNIQFVGELRHSLEDVYLQLVKNA